The DNA region CTTGCACTATAAATGTCTCCCCTGTTGGTGGTGCTGCTAATACTGCAACATCTGAGGTCAGGTTGACAGATGATTCTCCTTCTGACCGGCCTAGTTTACCAGAGAAGACAAGTCAGGAAAGTAATTCTGGAACCACAGTCAGTGTTGTTGAAGATAACAATGGTGAACCAAGAGACGTTGAATCATGTCAAAATCCCAATTACAAATTTGTCTCCTCTCTAAGTGTTGGGCGGCAATTAGACATGGACCAGAATCAGATTAGAGAGATGTCTAAGAGGAAGAGAAGCGAAGAATATGGAACAAGGAAGTTGGTGAATCACTGTGCCTTGAGGTGAATAATGAAGGATGGATATAGTAAACTGAAGACAATTAGGTGTGTTTAATGTTCTTTTTTTTGTTGTGGTTCCTgcaataacaatatttttatttgcaAGATAAGAGTTCTATTCTCTACTTTTCAATGTGCCttctaaattttaatcattGAATATAGGAATAGGTACCACATTATGGAGGTGAAAAATACACTTGATTGCACAGTTGATACGGGAAGGAAATTTTAGACAAGAACTGCTCATTTCTCTTGAGATCTAGTTTGAACTTAATCTTTTTGGGGTTTCAAATGAAACTGTTTTTATCGGCCTCAATTTGTAAgtactttttttgttttttttgataAACGACTTAATATGTCGTTCACCTATACTATTGGATACTTGCTTATTATCCACTAACTCTAACCTACAATGAATACAAATTGAATTTTAGGACTACACTTTGTTGGTATATGGTTACAGTAAAATGCTGTGCAATAACACTACGAAAACTTTTTATGATGTACTTTGTACGATCAGGCTGGCTATTGAGATGATTCGCAGTTCAACTAAATgcgattttttttatagaaagtAGTATTATTTCTCCTGTAATTCCATGTAATAACAAATACTTGTTTCCTAGTTCTCAATGTTTTGAGCTTGAATTTTGTAAGTTAATTGTTCAGGATTCTGTAAATATATTTTCGTTGCTGCAACGGCAACTAATTAACATGTAATTAGATCGttcttaaataaaacaaaacagaaAAGTACTTAGAGTGCGAAATTTAGAAATTGTGTTATTGTCATACAATTGGTTGAACTTGGCTTGAGTCGTTAATTCCGATTTTATGGTTGGACAACATTGTGGCtgtttttatatgttaattctGAATTTTATACAAGCACAATAACACATTGTAATTGATGTGTTTAGAATTAGTTGGTTGAAAAGCCTACATGTTTCAATATATTTAGATTTATGACCATTTTTGTTTAATGAAATCTTATAATCAGTGTCTGCTCTATTAAAGGGCTAACTAAACCGAACTGAAACTTAAAccaaattgaatattaaatcgAATTTATTATGGTTTTCTTTTTGTCTCAACAATAATGAGTTACatgatataattattagttGAACATCGACTTATGGAAAAACTGGGATAACAATTGGTACCCGATATGTGTGGGTACTCGATGGTTTAGTTCGAAATTAAATCGGGGAGAATATTACTCGATCCGATACccgatgtattttttttttgttaagactTATGTGACTTTTCTCACCtgtatcattaaaataaataaataaaattttattttatccaaattttatagtaaaaatcatttttataaaaacaaaaataaatttctttttattgactcttaattttcaatttttttaaacaaaatgttatttctctttaatcattcttaattcttaattcttaatatttaatttattttttctaaactttcttttttaactctaacaacaacaaaattgtTACATTTTTCAACATTTACGAGATAAGTATATTAATAAAGTTAGGTAAGATAACCAtggagaataataaataaaaatgggtgattattaaaaatattaatcactagacaaatttaatatcaatgtTTAGCTTTAAAACAAATCTTAGTATAATGCAAATATTTTTtgtagtgattttttttaatacagtGAATCTTATTATTCATGACATTGAGTCCACCTTGttcatatatattgtttatGAATCTTGTTATGGAATAACCGACCTtcataatattttctttctctctttaaataACTTGtagaaaatgtgaaaagaaaTTGTTCTTGTCCCTCTAATGGTTCTTTTGTATTTGAGGGTGTTGTTTTCCCTTTTCCTATTCATATTTGGTTTGGTAATTTTGTAAAActctttttaaaattgaaatttcgGACTCGATAGACAACGCTCATAACTCATTCGAAGTCGGTTGTAACACAATTCGTAGTCCATTTAACtatcatgttagatttaagggACTGATGAGAACAAGGATAATGTTTTCTATAGTTTTATCTTTTCTTATAAGATATACCAatcaatatttgaaaatatacatGTAGATAATTTAGGTAATTGAAGGGGTTAAATTGTGTCTCCTTGCAACtatgataatattttcaatcggtttatcaaaatttgatagTAAATTCCTAGATTAagatataaaaatttagaaagcTAGTACGATCCAAATATATCAGTTATAATTAAGATAATACTTTACAAACTCAATTAATCTACGAAAACATTTTGTAGTTCTTGGCTGAAATGATGATAGTCCTCAACCCACCAATGGGAGCCAGAATGGTTAAGAACACACCAATTATTATACACACCTGttcaatataaaaaccaaacaacaaaatatatcaataatgcTTTTCAGAAAACATATCACAAACAAAAACAATGATTACTCTTATTTTTCTAGCCAATTAGAACTTGAAATTTGTATGTAGAACTTACCCAATTTGCCCACCATGATAATCCAAACTTCTTGGGCTTGTAAATTGTTAGCCACATTATGCAAGGAAGCTAAAGAGTGCATAAACAATCATGTTAATTGATAAGAAACAATAATGTAGAATTTGTAATGTGTTTTTATCAActttgatgttttttttctaTGTTGTTGGATAATAGGTTCATTTAAGAATTAATGACTACCCATATCGCCCGATTTCATGTGAAAACAATTTTGTTGGTtggaataataaaattaattgttgtATCCTTTCgaattgtgtatatatatagatcaaacatatttattcaaaaagtTGTGCTTACATAGTATGAGGTTGGTGCCAAAGCAAATCCACCAAAGAATCCCAACAATCCACCAAAGAAAGGGATGCACATAGCAATGAACATTGTGAGTCCTTCATTAACAACCATATGGTTAGTTTTTATTTGCTTTTTATAAAATGATCGATTAGTTAtgttttgttaagttatttacTTACCAACGTATATGGTGCGAACAGAAAATCGAAGCCATGAAGTAGGTTTCCACTCCAATTGCTTTACCAAGAATGTCTCGATCATGTCAAACACTGGAATCGCAAAAATCTGGCACCACAATATAACAATTATTCGTCATGCTagctattttttatttttttagtcaatTAATTACCTGGTATCCACCGATTACGTGGATGACAACGAATATGTTAGCAAGGCCTACAATCCATTGGGGCCTCTCGAGGGAGATAAGGATGTTATCATCGACGGAATTTCCAAATACATAATACCCGATGAATCCCACGGGGAAGTAACATAATGCCACGACGATATAGGCCACAATGACACCCTTCATCATGGGACCCTTGGAAGGTTTCTCTGGCGTGGAAGGGATCGTGGCCTGGATCTCTAGCACAACGTTATGGCCGGCGTAAGCAAACGCCACGTCACCAAGCGCGTTGAAAAAGTTGAACACTTCTCCGGCCTTAGAACTTGCCCTCGAGCTATATTGAACATCGCTAACACCTTCTTGAATCCCCTTTTTCAAGGATGCTATCCATGCTATTGTCGAGTATCTACATTATTacttctaattaattaaacacctttactaaaaaaataatgtttttaatcgTGACTTACGTGAGTGACATGGCTGCGGCGAGGAAGGAGACCCCAGCGAGTGAGTTAAAATTGGGAAGATGTGAAAGGAAAAAATGAATGGATGCGAATATCATTATCCAATAGGTAAGCATTATAGGTTGACAATCATTGCAAAACATCTCGTGTGCCTTTTGTAAAGACTTTCCTCCCGTGACCATATAAACTATGCATGTACTCACTTCAACCGTTAGTTGTTGTGGTACGACGATGTATAACCCTAACTTCTCACCAAACGCGTGTTGACCTAATTCGTGGTAACGATCGAACCGTTTGCCCTTGACCATTTCATGCATCTCCACCATTTGCCATAATGTGTAGAGTGTGATCACCCATGACAAGACCAATACACAAATCCCAGCACCcctaata from Impatiens glandulifera chromosome 5, dImpGla2.1, whole genome shotgun sequence includes:
- the LOC124940201 gene encoding lysine histidine transporter 1-like, producing the protein MVGAGVLSLPYAMSELGWGAGICVLVLSWVITLYTLWQMVEMHEMVKGKRFDRYHELGQHAFGEKLGLYIVVPQQLTVEVSTCIVYMVTGGKSLQKAHEMFCNDCQPIMLTYWIMIFASIHFFLSHLPNFNSLAGVSFLAAAMSLTYSTIAWIASLKKGIQEGVSDVQYSSRASSKAGEVFNFFNALGDVAFAYAGHNVVLEIQATIPSTPEKPSKGPMMKGVIVAYIVVALCYFPVGFIGYYVFGNSVDDNILISLERPQWIVGLANIFVVIHVIGGYQIFAIPVFDMIETFLVKQLEWKPTSWLRFSVRTIYVGLTMFIAMCIPFFGGLLGFFGGFALAPTSYYLPCIMWLTIYKPKKFGLSWWANWVCIIIGVFLTILAPIGGLRTIIISAKNYKMFS